A portion of the Sphingobacterium spiritivorum genome contains these proteins:
- a CDS encoding MarR family winged helix-turn-helix transcriptional regulator, whose translation MITNEAIYTEDFFNFLTGKATTALTRRLQQNLKESGINITAEQWSILYNLWQEEGLTQQELANRTFRDKPSVTRLINNLEKLNLVIRVNDRGDRRSNLIYLTKSGRQIKHKGLEQASKTISEALTGVSPEAIHSAHDTLSKVYVNLK comes from the coding sequence ATGATTACCAATGAGGCTATTTACACAGAAGATTTTTTTAATTTTCTGACGGGTAAGGCGACAACCGCCCTTACCAGAAGATTGCAGCAAAACCTGAAGGAATCGGGGATTAACATCACCGCAGAACAATGGAGCATTCTTTACAATCTGTGGCAGGAAGAGGGCCTGACACAGCAAGAACTGGCTAACCGCACCTTTCGGGACAAGCCTAGTGTAACGAGATTGATCAACAATCTGGAAAAGCTGAATTTAGTGATCAGAGTGAATGATAGGGGAGATCGCAGATCTAATTTAATCTATCTGACTAAATCCGGTCGTCAAATAAAGCATAAAGGACTGGAGCAAGCTTCGAAAACAATTTCTGAAGCTCTGACAGGAGTATCGCCGGAAGCGATTCACAGTGCTCATGATACACTTTCCAAGGTGTACGTTAACCTCAAATAA
- a CDS encoding amidohydrolase codes for METIKITIFQAYLFWENVEKNLNNLELRLSSLREKTDLILLPEMFNTGFTNNVEKCAETMDGPTMHWLYEMSKKFDCVVAGSLIIQEEGKYYNRFVWMSPNGSFVKYDKRHLFGMAGEDQYFEPGNQRVILQLKGWKICPMICYDLRFPVWSRNQNEAYDLLVYIASWPDKRSGHWRSLIPARAIENQAFVIGVNRVGYDGNEIYYSGGSMCISPMGDVVYYKPEDEDLYTFTLNPKDLITARAEFPFLKDGDDFLLK; via the coding sequence ATGGAGACAATAAAGATTACTATTTTTCAAGCATATTTATTTTGGGAGAATGTAGAGAAGAACCTTAATAACCTCGAACTCAGGTTATCTTCACTACGGGAGAAGACGGACTTGATCTTATTGCCGGAAATGTTCAACACAGGATTTACAAATAATGTAGAAAAATGTGCAGAAACTATGGATGGCCCTACTATGCACTGGCTTTATGAAATGTCTAAGAAATTTGATTGTGTAGTCGCAGGATCTCTTATTATTCAGGAAGAAGGAAAGTACTATAACCGGTTTGTGTGGATGTCTCCGAATGGAAGTTTTGTCAAATATGATAAAAGACATCTTTTCGGGATGGCAGGCGAAGATCAGTATTTTGAGCCTGGTAATCAGCGTGTTATTTTACAATTAAAAGGTTGGAAGATCTGTCCGATGATCTGTTATGACCTTCGCTTCCCGGTATGGTCCCGTAATCAGAATGAAGCATACGATTTATTAGTATACATAGCCAGCTGGCCGGATAAGCGTTCGGGACATTGGAGAAGTCTGATCCCGGCGAGAGCTATTGAAAATCAAGCGTTTGTAATCGGTGTCAACAGGGTTGGTTATGATGGTAATGAAATCTATTATTCCGGTGGCTCTATGTGTATCTCACCAATGGGAGATGTAGTCTATTACAAACCTGAAGATGAGGATTTGTATACATTTACACTCAATCCTAAAGATCTGATTACAGCAAGAGCTGAATTTCCATTTCTGAAAGACGGGGACGATTTCTTGCTTAAATAA
- a CDS encoding polyprenyl synthetase family protein, translated as MNTSITLSRYVQEALTSAVFPLEPANMYDPIRYILTLKGKQVRPVLTLMGAQLFGEEDMGKVVPAALAIEYFHNFSLIHDDIMDKAPLRRGQLTVHEKWNDSVAILSGDGLLVKAYEQVAKCPKENLPDLLTTFNKVATEVCEGQQLDMDFESLDQVTEEQYLHMIRLKTSVLLGGALRMGAIIAQASVEQQELIYDFGVNVGIAFQLQDDILDVYGDPETFGKQVGGDIIANKKTFLLIKLLEYASGPDLPHIQNLLAADLEQEPDKVELMKQFYAKYDISTLANRKKEYFTTLAFDTLAKINVPSERKAELITLAENLLNRIQ; from the coding sequence ATGAATACAAGTATCACTCTTTCCCGTTACGTTCAAGAAGCACTTACCTCTGCGGTTTTTCCGCTGGAACCAGCAAATATGTATGATCCTATCCGTTATATCCTGACTTTAAAAGGTAAACAGGTACGGCCAGTACTGACATTGATGGGTGCTCAGCTATTCGGGGAGGAAGATATGGGAAAAGTAGTACCTGCTGCTTTGGCCATAGAGTATTTTCATAATTTTTCGCTGATCCATGATGATATTATGGATAAAGCTCCGCTGAGAAGAGGTCAGTTGACCGTACATGAAAAATGGAATGACAGTGTTGCTATTCTTTCGGGGGACGGCTTATTGGTGAAGGCATATGAACAAGTTGCCAAATGTCCCAAAGAAAATCTGCCGGATCTGCTTACTACATTCAATAAAGTAGCCACTGAAGTCTGTGAAGGACAGCAACTGGATATGGATTTTGAATCGCTGGATCAGGTGACAGAGGAGCAGTATCTGCATATGATCAGGCTTAAAACTTCCGTATTACTTGGAGGGGCACTTCGTATGGGAGCAATTATTGCACAAGCATCCGTTGAGCAACAGGAGTTGATTTACGACTTTGGAGTAAATGTTGGTATTGCCTTTCAGCTTCAGGATGATATTCTGGATGTGTATGGAGATCCCGAAACCTTTGGTAAGCAAGTGGGGGGAGATATCATCGCAAATAAGAAGACATTTTTACTGATTAAATTACTGGAATATGCTTCCGGGCCGGATCTTCCTCATATTCAGAATCTTTTGGCTGCAGATCTTGAACAGGAACCGGACAAGGTAGAATTAATGAAACAATTTTACGCTAAATACGATATTTCGACGTTAGCTAATAGAAAGAAAGAATATTTTACAACGCTTGCTTTTGATACATTAGCAAAAATCAATGTACCTTCAGAAAGAAAGGCTGAGTTGATCACATTAGCAGAGAATCTATTGAACCGAATTCAATAA
- a CDS encoding glycosyltransferase family 4 protein, giving the protein MRILIIHNHYQDLGGEDTVFHQEALALQETDEVFTLTFTNKKGIKGLFQFLLSPWNIFAAQKVKRKIKEVNPDIIHFHNTQYACGPLAIRYAKKSGKALVMSLHNFRLLCPSATLFYRNNLFTDSINQNFPWTAVRNKVLDHSLLKTFWTAFSYWLHRKSGTWNLIDRYMVLAEFSRKLFISSTLPVDHNKFIVKPNFFDPITLTQTANREDHFLYIGRLSSEKGIINLIQAVSGTPVKLKIAGTGPQLPEVKEYIAHNSNLTYLGLLNKSEIAIELATCKALMVPSVCYEGGVPITILEAMSYYTPILASNIGAIPDIIKPGETGFLFDPQTAESVLDSIAQLNLLSEEQHKDLVQQAYRVYEGHFTRDIVIRKLRSEYQNLIAIKS; this is encoded by the coding sequence TTGCGTATTCTAATTATTCATAATCATTATCAGGATCTTGGGGGAGAAGACACCGTCTTCCATCAGGAAGCATTGGCCTTGCAGGAAACAGATGAAGTATTCACCTTGACCTTTACAAATAAAAAAGGTATAAAAGGATTATTTCAATTTCTGCTGAGCCCCTGGAATATTTTTGCTGCACAGAAAGTAAAGAGGAAAATAAAAGAAGTAAATCCGGATATTATCCACTTTCATAATACACAATACGCATGTGGTCCGCTAGCCATACGCTATGCAAAAAAAAGTGGTAAAGCGCTGGTGATGTCTTTGCATAATTTCAGATTGCTATGTCCTTCAGCGACTCTTTTCTACAGAAATAACTTATTCACAGATAGTATCAACCAAAATTTCCCCTGGACCGCAGTACGGAATAAGGTATTGGATCATTCCCTATTGAAGACGTTCTGGACAGCTTTCAGCTATTGGCTTCATCGTAAGTCAGGCACCTGGAATTTGATAGACCGGTATATGGTATTGGCCGAATTCTCAAGAAAACTATTTATCAGCAGTACCTTGCCTGTCGACCATAATAAGTTTATTGTGAAACCAAACTTCTTTGATCCAATAACACTTACACAAACGGCAAACAGAGAGGACCACTTTCTTTATATCGGTCGTCTGTCTTCTGAAAAGGGTATTATCAATCTGATTCAGGCAGTTTCGGGTACCCCGGTCAAATTAAAGATCGCAGGTACAGGACCTCAGTTACCTGAGGTGAAGGAGTATATTGCTCATAATTCTAATTTGACTTATCTGGGCCTACTCAACAAGTCCGAAATAGCAATTGAGCTGGCAACATGCAAAGCATTAATGGTTCCTTCCGTATGTTATGAAGGAGGTGTACCCATTACCATATTAGAGGCCATGAGCTATTACACACCTATATTGGCAAGTAATATTGGGGCTATTCCGGATATTATAAAACCAGGAGAAACAGGTTTTTTATTTGATCCGCAAACAGCAGAATCAGTACTGGATAGTATTGCTCAGCTTAATTTGTTATCAGAAGAACAGCATAAAGATCTGGTGCAACAGGCTTACCGGGTATATGAAGGTCATTTCACTCGTGACATTGTGATTAGAAAACTGCGCTCAGAATATCAAAACCTTATAGCAATTAAGTCGTAA
- a CDS encoding metal-sulfur cluster assembly factor gives MSIIFLDRLNLGPEIQKVLETIYDPELKPANIVDLGLIYEVITKEDGTAKIVMTLTAPGCPVAGEIMDEVQRKVAGIEGVKEALVELTFDPPWTKDMMTEEAKLELGFL, from the coding sequence ATGAGTATCATTTTTTTAGACAGATTAAATCTGGGTCCGGAAATTCAGAAGGTACTGGAGACCATTTATGATCCGGAATTAAAACCAGCCAACATTGTAGATCTGGGATTGATCTATGAAGTTATCACAAAAGAGGACGGCACCGCTAAGATCGTCATGACACTGACTGCTCCGGGTTGTCCTGTGGCAGGAGAAATTATGGACGAGGTTCAACGCAAAGTTGCCGGAATAGAAGGAGTAAAAGAAGCATTGGTAGAATTGACCTTTGATCCGCCATGGACTAAAGACATGATGACTGAAGAAGCAAAACTGGAACTGGGATTTTTATAG
- a CDS encoding cation:proton antiporter — MLSTTLILEIGIAVGLVAIVGFIANKLKFSVIPFFILIGMVLGQHAPQFGIVDLTFTESKPFIDFMGRLGVLFLLFYLGLEFSVGRLIKSGKSIVTGGTVYVLLNFVSGLLIGWLMDMPFKETMVLCGIMTSSSTAIVAKVLTDLKRTANPETEVIMGMIMFDDLFIAMHISFLSGLILTGSSSFWTVAGTSLLALGFILVFLIVGRKLVPAIDKLLQVKSSELFILLIFALLFLVAGFSETIHVAEAIGALMAGLVLADSQYIKKIEAMVLPYKDFFGAMFFFSFGLSIDMMSLGGAVMWAAIAAVVTIAGNLVSGYFASKFSGMKPRVSFDIGFTLSARGEFSIIMANIGKAGGLLPVLQSFVVVYVLILSIVSPLFTKESRNIWNKLFGKDQIQAKPVKKLSDLEGNQEA, encoded by the coding sequence ATGCTATCTACTACCCTTATTTTAGAAATCGGTATCGCTGTTGGTCTTGTTGCAATTGTTGGTTTTATTGCAAACAAGTTGAAGTTCTCGGTTATACCTTTTTTTATATTGATAGGGATGGTATTAGGGCAGCATGCTCCGCAGTTTGGAATAGTAGATCTGACATTCACCGAAAGTAAGCCCTTTATTGATTTCATGGGACGTCTTGGTGTATTGTTTCTCTTGTTTTATCTGGGCTTGGAATTTTCTGTCGGGAGATTGATCAAGTCGGGCAAATCTATTGTTACAGGAGGGACAGTATATGTACTGCTGAATTTTGTATCGGGATTGCTTATAGGATGGCTGATGGATATGCCTTTCAAAGAGACAATGGTTCTTTGCGGGATTATGACTAGCTCATCTACTGCTATTGTCGCAAAAGTATTGACGGATCTGAAACGTACCGCCAATCCGGAGACGGAGGTTATTATGGGTATGATCATGTTTGATGATCTGTTTATAGCCATGCATATCTCGTTTCTTTCGGGGTTGATTCTAACAGGAAGTAGCTCATTCTGGACTGTAGCCGGCACTTCACTGCTGGCGCTGGGTTTTATTCTGGTGTTCCTCATTGTAGGGCGTAAGCTTGTGCCTGCCATTGATAAGTTGTTACAGGTAAAGTCCTCTGAATTATTTATCCTGCTCATCTTTGCATTACTGTTTTTGGTTGCGGGATTTTCAGAAACGATCCACGTTGCAGAAGCTATCGGTGCATTAATGGCCGGATTGGTACTGGCAGATTCACAATACATCAAGAAAATCGAAGCTATGGTGTTGCCTTATAAGGATTTCTTTGGGGCGATGTTCTTCTTTAGTTTTGGATTGTCGATAGATATGATGTCGCTGGGCGGAGCGGTGATGTGGGCTGCGATAGCAGCAGTTGTTACGATAGCGGGCAACTTGGTTTCCGGATATTTTGCTTCTAAATTTTCCGGAATGAAACCACGTGTTTCTTTCGATATTGGTTTTACCTTATCTGCAAGAGGAGAGTTCTCTATTATTATGGCGAATATAGGTAAAGCAGGCGGATTACTGCCCGTTCTGCAGTCTTTTGTAGTTGTTTATGTACTGATCTTATCCATAGTTTCTCCTTTGTTTACAAAAGAATCCAGAAACATATGGAACAAACTGTTTGGTAAGGATCAGATACAGGCTAAGCCAGTCAAGAAACTAAGTGATCTGGAAGGGAATCAGGAGGCATAA
- a CDS encoding cation:proton antiporter regulatory subunit, with the protein MSIVRESDLIGIGKKYQIETDAGDSMVVVIHDDGRRELYRYDAEENESRCVMTLTDEESRQVAGIIGGLSYKPKALETIEVALDDLIIEWYKVVGTDVSCNKTIGELAVRKNTGASIIAGIRDTDTVINPGPDYEISPGTTLVIAGKRSNIKALKEILH; encoded by the coding sequence ATGTCAATTGTAAGAGAATCTGATCTTATTGGTATTGGTAAAAAGTATCAAATAGAAACGGATGCTGGAGACAGTATGGTTGTAGTTATTCATGATGATGGTCGAAGAGAACTTTATCGTTATGATGCGGAAGAGAATGAGTCTCGCTGTGTGATGACCCTTACCGATGAAGAGTCAAGACAGGTTGCTGGTATTATAGGAGGATTATCCTACAAACCTAAGGCTTTAGAGACTATCGAAGTCGCATTAGATGACTTGATAATAGAATGGTACAAGGTCGTAGGGACAGATGTAAGCTGTAATAAAACAATCGGTGAACTGGCTGTTCGTAAAAATACAGGTGCCAGTATTATTGCGGGTATCAGAGATACGGATACAGTTATTAATCCGGGACCCGATTATGAAATCAGTCCGGGCACTACGTTGGTTATTGCCGGAAAACGGAGTAATATCAAAGCACTTAAAGAAATCCTACATTAA
- a CDS encoding MBL fold metallo-hydrolase, translating to MIQANSLFEGSFSVDSSKKFIPFDKNKDDPKDRPGSMFVHVHPFLIESSAGLILCDAGLGQTDNAGNLIIHNNIRRLGFEPSDVKFVLMSHLHKDHTGGMVEFKDGVGRIAFPEAEYIVQRGEWEDAFSGNSSSYKTDIFDVIQRSGNLVLVEGDGIVNNEISYERNGGHTPHHQVFHIETGGEHYFFGGDVLPEPEEIFHNYIAKYDYDGRKAKDLRQEYWEEGAPNDWVFLFYHSKSIAVGRSQQKEDGTYKLVEAR from the coding sequence ATGATACAGGCAAATTCGCTTTTTGAAGGCTCTTTTTCAGTTGATTCCTCTAAAAAATTTATTCCGTTTGATAAAAATAAAGACGATCCCAAAGACAGACCGGGATCTATGTTTGTACATGTTCATCCCTTTCTGATTGAGTCTTCAGCAGGCTTGATTTTGTGTGATGCGGGATTGGGACAGACAGACAATGCCGGAAATCTGATTATTCATAATAATATACGCAGACTTGGTTTTGAACCATCAGACGTAAAATTTGTACTGATGTCCCATCTTCATAAGGATCATACAGGTGGCATGGTTGAATTTAAGGATGGTGTCGGACGGATTGCATTCCCTGAGGCCGAGTATATTGTGCAGCGTGGAGAATGGGAAGATGCCTTTAGCGGGAATTCTTCATCTTACAAGACGGATATCTTTGATGTGATTCAACGTAGCGGAAATCTGGTACTGGTAGAAGGAGACGGAATCGTGAATAATGAAATCAGTTATGAGCGAAATGGAGGACATACCCCTCATCATCAGGTTTTTCATATTGAAACGGGTGGTGAACATTATTTCTTTGGTGGTGATGTACTTCCTGAGCCTGAAGAAATATTTCATAATTATATAGCAAAATATGATTATGATGGCAGGAAAGCAAAAGATTTGCGTCAGGAATATTGGGAAGAAGGTGCTCCGAACGATTGGGTATTTCTGTTTTATCACTCCAAGAGCATAGCAGTAGGAAGAAGTCAGCAGAAAGAAGACGGTACCTACAAACTGGTGGAAGCCAGATAA
- the recJ gene encoding single-stranded-DNA-specific exonuclease RecJ has protein sequence MQKRWVLKSKSEHNKVIKLSDELGISTVLSELLIAREIETFDQARTFFRPSLEELHDPFLMKDMDIAISRIEKAIGNNEKILIYGDYDVDGTTAVAVVYNFFREFHSRIEFYIPDRYAEGYGISMQGVDYAAENGFSLIIALDCGIKANDKIDYANARNVDFIIGDHHLPGDVLPNAIAVLDPKREDCPYPYKELSGCGIGFKIIQAFIQKNGMDIQQCYQFLDLVAVSIASDIVPITGENRILTHFGLQKLNTNPCCGLQALINLSSNKTGTFTVNDIVFQIGPRINAAGRIDHAKDAVKLLISKSLQEAKDFSESIDDQNNVRKDFDLRITEEALALIDESENLKARKSTVLFKSDWHKGVIGIVASRLTEKYYRPTIILTQTNGHVAGSARSVIGFDLYEALSECSELLDQFGGHKYAAGLTMKLENVSSFQQKFEDVVNTLIKPEMLQQEVLIELTIPLSEITSRFFKILKQFEPFGPQNDAPIFLTKKVVVIGNAYLVGTNHIKMTIRQEDSAAFDCIGFGLAEHIAHINSGKPFDICYVIEENNWRGKKNLQLNIKAIRY, from the coding sequence ATGCAAAAAAGGTGGGTACTGAAGTCTAAATCTGAACATAACAAAGTCATAAAACTGAGTGATGAATTAGGTATCAGTACTGTACTTTCCGAATTGCTTATCGCCCGTGAAATCGAAACGTTCGATCAGGCACGTACCTTTTTCAGACCATCTTTAGAAGAGCTTCATGATCCTTTCCTGATGAAAGACATGGACATCGCCATCTCCCGCATTGAAAAAGCGATCGGTAATAATGAAAAAATTCTGATTTATGGAGATTATGATGTTGACGGTACAACCGCAGTAGCCGTCGTTTATAATTTTTTCAGAGAATTTCATTCCCGTATAGAGTTTTATATTCCGGATCGATATGCCGAAGGATATGGTATATCCATGCAGGGCGTTGACTATGCGGCCGAGAACGGATTTTCTTTAATTATAGCTTTAGATTGCGGCATCAAAGCTAATGATAAAATCGATTATGCGAATGCCAGAAATGTTGATTTTATTATAGGAGACCACCATTTACCTGGAGATGTTCTTCCGAATGCAATTGCAGTGCTGGATCCCAAACGGGAGGATTGCCCTTATCCTTACAAGGAGCTTTCCGGATGTGGGATAGGATTCAAGATCATTCAGGCTTTTATCCAGAAAAACGGAATGGATATCCAGCAGTGTTATCAGTTTCTGGATTTGGTAGCCGTCAGTATTGCTTCAGATATTGTGCCTATCACAGGTGAAAACAGGATATTGACGCATTTCGGATTGCAGAAGCTCAACACCAATCCTTGCTGTGGATTACAGGCATTGATCAATCTGTCCTCTAATAAAACAGGGACTTTTACCGTCAATGATATTGTTTTTCAAATCGGGCCGCGTATCAATGCAGCCGGAAGAATAGATCACGCCAAGGATGCAGTTAAACTCCTTATATCTAAATCGCTGCAGGAGGCAAAAGATTTCTCCGAAAGCATTGACGATCAAAACAATGTCCGAAAGGATTTTGATCTCAGAATTACGGAAGAAGCATTAGCCCTGATCGATGAAAGTGAAAATCTAAAAGCCCGCAAATCGACGGTATTGTTCAAATCAGACTGGCACAAAGGTGTGATAGGTATCGTCGCTTCCCGTCTTACTGAAAAATACTACAGACCTACTATTATTCTGACACAGACCAACGGACATGTTGCCGGATCTGCGCGATCGGTCATCGGATTTGACCTGTATGAAGCTTTAAGTGAATGCAGTGAGCTGCTGGATCAGTTTGGAGGACATAAATACGCTGCCGGACTGACGATGAAGCTGGAAAATGTCAGCTCTTTTCAGCAAAAATTTGAAGACGTTGTTAATACGCTTATTAAACCTGAAATGCTGCAACAGGAGGTGCTGATCGAACTTACCATTCCATTATCGGAAATAACATCCCGATTCTTCAAAATCTTAAAGCAATTTGAACCTTTCGGGCCTCAAAATGACGCTCCTATCTTTCTGACTAAAAAAGTGGTTGTCATCGGAAATGCGTATCTTGTAGGAACCAACCATATCAAAATGACCATTCGTCAGGAAGATTCGGCAGCCTTTGATTGTATAGGCTTTGGATTAGCCGAACATATTGCGCATATCAATAGCGGAAAACCGTTTGATATCTGCTACGTCATTGAAGAGAATAACTGGAGGGGCAAGAAGAATTTGCAATTAAATATAAAAGCAATACGATATTAA
- the lptB gene encoding LPS export ABC transporter ATP-binding protein, which translates to MILKAEHLIKKYKQRVVVNDVSFHVEQGEIVGLLGPNGAGKTTSFYMIVGLIKPNEGHVFLDDQEITSDAMYQRAQKGIGYLAQEASVFRKLSVENNILAVLEIHYPNKEERLAKLEELLSEFSLHRVRKNRGDLLSGGERRRTEIARALAANPSFILLDEPFAGVDPIAVEEIQTIVSKLKTRNIGILITDHNVQETLSITDRAYLLTEGKIMLTGTPEEIADNELARKFYLGRHFELRRKKL; encoded by the coding sequence ATGATCTTAAAAGCAGAACATCTTATCAAGAAGTATAAGCAACGTGTCGTTGTTAATGATGTTTCTTTTCATGTGGAACAAGGTGAAATCGTTGGTTTATTAGGCCCGAACGGAGCCGGAAAGACCACCTCTTTTTATATGATTGTGGGGCTGATAAAACCCAATGAAGGTCATGTATTTTTGGACGATCAGGAAATCACAAGTGATGCCATGTATCAGCGTGCGCAAAAAGGAATTGGCTATCTCGCTCAGGAAGCTTCTGTATTCCGAAAGCTGTCTGTAGAAAATAATATTCTGGCTGTCCTGGAGATCCATTACCCCAATAAGGAAGAGCGTCTGGCGAAACTGGAAGAACTTCTTTCGGAGTTCAGTCTGCACCGTGTCCGCAAAAACAGAGGAGACCTGTTGTCCGGAGGAGAGCGCCGGCGAACTGAGATTGCCCGTGCTTTAGCGGCTAATCCATCATTTATCCTGCTGGATGAGCCTTTTGCAGGGGTAGATCCTATAGCCGTGGAAGAAATCCAAACGATTGTCTCCAAATTAAAAACCCGGAATATCGGAATTCTGATTACTGACCACAATGTTCAGGAGACATTGTCCATCACGGACAGAGCTTATCTACTGACGGAAGGAAAGATTATGTTAACCGGTACACCGGAAGAAATCGCAGATAACGAACTGGCCCGTAAATTCTACCTCGGCCGTCATTTCGAGCTCAGAAGAAAAAAACTATAA
- a CDS encoding GH3 auxin-responsive promoter family protein — protein sequence MALLNSLFTWFLKKRMHQIDLFIKYPHEVQEEWFQSLISTAEATEWGKKYDYKSILTPEEFKERVPIQDYDSIKGYVDRMIKGEQNILWPSDIKWFAKSSGTTADKSKFIPVSEEALEECHYQGGKDMLSIYCHNRPENKLFTGKSVVLGGSSQINSFNSDSYYGDLSSILIRNLPFWAEFKRTPNTEVTLNPNFEEKIENIANITIKENVTSLAGVPTWNVVMAKRILEITGKNNLLEVWPNLEFYSHGGVSFKPYREQFKKLIPSESMYYLENYNASEGYFALQDRSDSDDLLLMLDYGVYYEFLPIENLHDEHPKTLSLDQVEIGKNYALIISTNAGLWRYMIGDTIKFTDLSPYRIQVSGRTKQYINTFGEEVIVDNAEMAVNKACERTHAIVKDYTAGPVYFKDGEAGAHEWIIEFEQQPDNFEHFCQILDDTLKSVNSDYEAKRFKNMALAFPIIHNAPEHTFFGWMKSRDKLGGQNKVPRLSNNREYLEPILKLMGK from the coding sequence ATGGCATTACTAAATTCACTCTTCACCTGGTTTTTAAAGAAAAGGATGCATCAGATAGACCTTTTCATCAAATACCCGCATGAAGTACAGGAAGAGTGGTTTCAGAGTCTGATATCAACTGCCGAAGCAACTGAATGGGGCAAGAAATATGATTATAAAAGTATTCTTACCCCTGAGGAGTTTAAGGAAAGAGTTCCTATCCAGGATTATGATTCGATTAAAGGTTATGTAGACCGGATGATTAAAGGAGAACAGAATATCCTTTGGCCATCTGATATTAAGTGGTTTGCAAAATCTTCAGGTACTACAGCCGATAAAAGTAAATTTATCCCCGTCAGTGAAGAAGCGCTGGAAGAATGTCACTATCAGGGAGGAAAAGATATGCTTTCTATCTATTGCCACAACAGACCCGAAAACAAACTTTTCACCGGCAAATCAGTAGTATTGGGAGGCAGCTCTCAGATTAACAGCTTCAACTCAGATTCCTACTACGGAGATCTGTCCTCTATTCTGATTCGAAATCTTCCATTCTGGGCAGAGTTCAAGCGAACCCCGAATACAGAGGTGACTCTTAATCCTAATTTTGAAGAAAAAATTGAAAATATCGCCAATATCACAATTAAGGAAAATGTAACCAGTCTGGCCGGAGTTCCGACCTGGAATGTAGTCATGGCAAAAAGAATACTGGAAATCACAGGAAAGAACAATTTACTGGAAGTCTGGCCTAATCTTGAATTTTACAGCCACGGCGGAGTCAGTTTCAAACCGTATCGTGAACAGTTCAAAAAACTGATACCTTCAGAGAGCATGTATTATCTTGAGAATTACAATGCTTCTGAAGGCTATTTTGCTCTTCAGGATCGTTCTGATTCGGATGATCTGCTACTGATGTTAGATTACGGGGTTTACTACGAATTTTTACCTATTGAGAATCTGCATGATGAACATCCGAAGACCCTAAGTCTGGATCAGGTCGAGATCGGAAAAAACTATGCATTGATTATTTCTACCAATGCGGGATTGTGGAGATATATGATCGGAGACACGATCAAGTTTACGGATCTTTCTCCATATCGTATACAAGTATCGGGCAGAACAAAGCAATACATTAATACATTCGGAGAAGAAGTCATCGTTGATAATGCAGAAATGGCTGTCAATAAAGCCTGCGAACGGACACATGCTATTGTAAAAGATTATACAGCCGGACCGGTGTATTTCAAAGACGGAGAAGCGGGAGCACATGAGTGGATTATTGAATTCGAACAACAACCCGACAACTTCGAGCACTTCTGTCAGATTCTGGACGATACATTAAAATCTGTCAACTCGGATTATGAGGCCAAAAGATTCAAAAACATGGCTTTAGCTTTCCCGATTATCCATAATGCCCCTGAACACACCTTTTTCGGGTGGATGAAATCAAGAGATAAACTTGGTGGACAGAATAAAGTACCCCGATTATCCAATAACAGAGAATATCTGGAGCCTATACTGAAGTTAATGGGGAAATAA